From the Acetobacter aceti genome, one window contains:
- the plsY gene encoding glycerol-3-phosphate 1-O-acyltransferase PlsY, which yields MLLSYMLGSIPFGLLLTAASGQGDIRQIGSGNIGATNVLRTGNKKLAAATLLLDGLKGALAVLIAWVMTPPELGDRAASLAAIFAVLGHCFPLWLGFRGGKGVATGLGVVLALSPVTGLACCLIWLVGAKVTRISSAGALLAFACMPVILFFLNGHSFSGSEKPLAGVLVACIIFVRHRANIARLLNGTEPRIGQSSH from the coding sequence ATGCTTCTTTCCTACATGCTGGGAAGCATTCCGTTCGGCCTGCTGCTGACAGCCGCCTCCGGGCAGGGTGATATCCGTCAGATCGGTTCAGGCAATATCGGCGCAACCAATGTGCTGCGTACGGGTAACAAGAAGCTCGCTGCCGCCACGCTTCTTCTGGATGGCCTGAAAGGTGCGCTTGCGGTCCTCATCGCATGGGTGATGACGCCGCCGGAACTCGGTGATCGCGCTGCATCACTGGCAGCGATCTTCGCCGTGCTTGGTCACTGCTTTCCTCTCTGGCTCGGGTTCAGGGGCGGAAAAGGCGTGGCCACGGGGCTGGGCGTCGTGCTGGCGCTGTCGCCGGTTACTGGTCTGGCCTGCTGCCTTATCTGGCTGGTCGGCGCAAAAGTGACCCGCATTTCTTCAGCCGGGGCGCTGCTTGCCTTTGCCTGCATGCCTGTCATCCTGTTTTTCCTGAATGGACACTCCTTTTCAGGTTCGGAAAAGCCGCTGGCTGGCGTGCTGGTCGCCTGCATTATTTTCGTAAGGCATCGCGCCAATATCGCCCGGCTGCTGAACGGAACCGAGCCCAGAATCGGCCAGTCGTCACATTGA
- a CDS encoding dihydroorotase family protein, whose product MSTCTVFENVRLIDPASGLDKPGRLLVRDGVVVGYDLPGSEGKPDEAEIVDGQGAVLCPGLVDMRVEIGEPGHEYRETVKSASRAAFAGGVTTVAVLPTGSPPIDDPAMVRMLRFRGEEPDYVSILPYGALTKGCQGAELAEIGLLSEAGAVAFTDGNRAIASARQMKLALTYAQAFDALVVQHPEEPTLAGGCATEGELALRLGLPGIPTAAEAIMIARDIRLVEMTGGRLHFGHVSTGEGVELIRQAKARGVRVTCDTAPQYFDLNETAIGDFRTYAKFSPPLRREDDRLAICAALADGTIDAIASDHAPRDPDDKRLPFAQASAGGTGLATLLGVTLTRYHDGTLSLSDALALLTCRPATLLGVSGAAARGGSRPVGTLVAGAPADLCLFDPDRAWQVIAGELPGHAQNTPFDGRALEGKVLGTWKNGRRVFGGAA is encoded by the coding sequence ATGAGCACCTGCACCGTTTTCGAAAATGTGCGTCTGATTGATCCTGCATCCGGTCTGGACAAGCCGGGACGGCTGCTGGTGCGTGACGGCGTGGTGGTGGGCTACGATCTGCCCGGTTCAGAAGGCAAGCCGGACGAAGCTGAAATTGTAGACGGGCAGGGCGCCGTTCTCTGTCCCGGCCTTGTCGATATGCGTGTCGAGATTGGCGAACCGGGACACGAATACCGTGAGACGGTCAAATCGGCTTCCCGGGCCGCCTTTGCGGGCGGCGTAACGACCGTCGCCGTGCTGCCGACCGGCTCTCCGCCCATCGATGATCCCGCCATGGTGCGGATGCTGCGTTTTCGCGGTGAGGAGCCGGATTACGTCTCGATCCTGCCCTATGGCGCACTTACCAAGGGCTGTCAGGGCGCGGAACTGGCCGAGATCGGTCTGTTGTCCGAAGCGGGAGCCGTGGCTTTCACGGACGGTAATCGCGCCATCGCCTCGGCGCGTCAGATGAAGCTGGCGCTGACCTACGCGCAGGCTTTCGATGCGCTGGTGGTGCAGCATCCGGAAGAGCCGACACTGGCTGGCGGCTGTGCGACGGAAGGTGAACTGGCCCTGCGTCTTGGTCTGCCCGGTATTCCGACAGCGGCGGAAGCGATCATGATCGCCCGCGACATCCGGCTGGTGGAGATGACCGGTGGCCGTCTGCATTTCGGCCATGTCTCGACGGGCGAGGGCGTGGAACTGATCCGTCAGGCCAAGGCGCGCGGCGTGCGTGTGACCTGTGATACGGCTCCGCAGTATTTCGACCTCAACGAAACGGCGATCGGTGATTTCCGGACCTACGCCAAATTCTCGCCACCTCTGCGTCGCGAGGATGACCGGCTGGCCATCTGCGCGGCTCTGGCGGACGGGACGATCGACGCCATCGCTTCCGATCATGCGCCGCGCGACCCGGACGACAAGCGTCTGCCGTTCGCGCAGGCTTCGGCGGGCGGAACCGGACTCGCCACGCTGCTTGGCGTCACACTGACGCGCTATCACGATGGCACCCTGTCCCTGAGCGATGCACTGGCGCTGCTGACATGCCGACCGGCAACTCTGCTCGGCGTGAGTGGTGCAGCCGCACGCGGTGGTTCCCGGCCTGTGGGAACGCTCGTCGCCGGAGCGCCAGCGGACCTGTGTCTGTTCGATCCCGACCGCGCGTGGCAGGTGATTGCGGGCGAGCTTCCCGGTCACGCCCAGAATACGCCGTTTGACGGCAGGGCGCTGGAAGGGAAGGTCTTGGGCACCTGGAAGAACGGACGTCGGGTCTTCGGAGGTGCCGCGTGA
- a CDS encoding aspartate carbamoyltransferase catalytic subunit: MAEASSGGSRFFGPSDRHLLGIQGMHPSRIEPILDLAESYALLNRSRKTPRDLLRGRTLINLFFEDSTRTRTSFELAGKRLGADVVNMSVAQSSVNKGETLLDTAATLNAMRTDLLVVRHSQSGAPALLAQKVDAAVINAGDGTHEHPTQALLDALTIRRHLGRLEGLTVAICGDIAHSRVARSNIHLLTSMANKVRLVGPPTLVPRSMASLGVEVHHSMETGLRDVDVVMMLRLQKERMSGGLIPSAREYFRYYGLDQRRLDLAKPGALVMHPGPMNRGVEIASQIADSDQSVIREQVEMGVAVRMAVLDRLSRGGRS, from the coding sequence ATGGCTGAGGCGTCGTCCGGGGGCTCCCGTTTTTTCGGTCCCTCGGACCGACATCTTCTCGGGATTCAGGGGATGCACCCCTCCCGGATAGAACCCATTCTTGATCTGGCCGAGAGCTACGCGCTCCTGAACCGGTCCCGCAAGACACCGCGGGATCTGTTGCGGGGGCGTACGCTCATCAACCTGTTCTTTGAGGACAGCACGCGCACGCGCACATCCTTCGAGCTGGCGGGCAAGCGTCTTGGCGCTGACGTGGTGAACATGTCAGTCGCGCAGTCATCCGTGAACAAGGGTGAAACCCTGCTCGATACAGCGGCGACGCTGAACGCCATGCGGACCGACCTGCTGGTGGTGCGTCACTCCCAGTCCGGCGCGCCCGCGCTGCTGGCGCAGAAGGTTGATGCTGCCGTTATCAACGCCGGAGACGGCACGCATGAGCACCCGACGCAGGCGCTGCTCGATGCGCTGACCATCCGTCGTCATCTTGGACGTCTGGAAGGGCTGACTGTCGCCATCTGTGGCGACATCGCCCATTCCCGCGTGGCGCGGTCCAATATCCATCTGCTGACGTCCATGGCGAACAAGGTCCGTCTGGTCGGTCCTCCGACGCTGGTGCCACGCTCCATGGCGAGCCTTGGTGTTGAAGTGCACCATTCCATGGAAACCGGGTTGCGTGACGTTGACGTGGTGATGATGCTGCGTCTTCAGAAAGAGCGGATGTCGGGAGGGCTGATCCCCAGCGCCCGCGAATATTTCCGCTATTACGGCCTCGATCAGCGCAGACTCGACCTGGCGAAGCCGGGCGCGCTGGTCATGCATCCCGGCCCGATGAATCGTGGCGTGGAGATTGCCAGCCAGATTGCGGATTCCGACCAGAGCGTGATCCGCGAACAGGTGGAGATGGGAGTCGCCGTGCGAATGGCCGTGCTTGACCGTCTGTCCCGTGGAGGCCGGTCATGA
- the gltX gene encoding glutamate--tRNA ligase — translation MTVRTRFAPSPTGLLHIGNARAALFNFLYARHCGGQFVLRIEDTDKERSTQKAVDVIFEGLRWMGLTWDGEPVFQSAREERHKEVALQLLAEGKAYRCFCTPEELKEMRETAVAEGRPPRYNGMWRDRDPSEAPAGAPYAIRIKAPREGENVIEDLVQGEVRVANAELDDMIILRSDGTPTYQHAVVVDDHDMEITHVIRGDDHLTNTFRQLMIYRAMGWEAPRFAHLPLIHGPDGAKLSKRHGAQSVVEFREMGYLPEALCNYLLRLGWGHGDAEILSRDEQIRLFDLSGVGRSASRMDYTKLEHVNAVYLREADDERLTNDVMERLASREGVETGPEVRKRVLELMPGLKERARTLIELTESAAFLGRQVPLSFDAKAEKQLTPENCTMLGELARDLAVVEPFTAEPVHEALKLFAEKHDLKLGKVAQPLRAALCGTTTSPGIDATAAALGRDEVLARIGAVQNG, via the coding sequence ATGACCGTTCGTACGCGCTTTGCCCCATCCCCGACCGGGTTGCTGCATATCGGCAACGCCCGCGCCGCCCTCTTCAATTTCCTCTATGCCCGTCATTGCGGCGGCCAGTTCGTGCTCCGCATCGAGGACACCGACAAGGAACGCTCCACGCAGAAAGCCGTGGACGTGATCTTCGAAGGTCTCAGATGGATGGGACTGACATGGGACGGTGAACCCGTGTTCCAGTCCGCGCGGGAGGAGCGTCACAAGGAGGTCGCGCTCCAGCTTCTGGCGGAAGGCAAGGCCTACAGGTGCTTCTGCACGCCGGAAGAACTGAAGGAAATGCGCGAGACCGCCGTGGCCGAGGGCAGGCCGCCCCGTTACAACGGCATGTGGCGCGACCGTGACCCTTCCGAAGCGCCCGCCGGTGCGCCGTATGCCATCCGCATCAAGGCCCCGCGTGAAGGCGAGAACGTGATCGAGGATCTTGTGCAGGGCGAGGTCCGCGTGGCCAACGCCGAACTCGATGACATGATCATCCTTCGCTCCGACGGCACGCCGACCTATCAGCACGCCGTTGTGGTGGATGACCATGACATGGAGATCACCCACGTCATCCGTGGCGACGATCACCTGACCAACACCTTCCGTCAGTTGATGATCTATCGTGCAATGGGTTGGGAAGCACCGCGTTTCGCCCATCTGCCCCTGATTCATGGTCCCGATGGCGCGAAACTGTCGAAGCGTCATGGCGCGCAGTCAGTCGTCGAATTCCGCGAGATGGGCTATCTGCCGGAAGCGCTCTGCAACTATCTGCTGCGTCTCGGCTGGGGCCACGGCGATGCGGAAATCCTGTCGCGTGACGAGCAGATCCGCCTGTTCGACCTGTCCGGCGTGGGCCGCTCGGCCTCGCGCATGGATTACACCAAGCTGGAACACGTCAACGCCGTCTATCTGCGTGAAGCCGATGACGAGCGTCTGACCAATGACGTAATGGAGCGTCTGGCCAGCCGTGAGGGTGTGGAAACAGGTCCGGAAGTCCGCAAGCGCGTGCTGGAACTGATGCCCGGTCTCAAAGAGCGCGCCCGCACGCTGATCGAACTGACGGAGAGCGCCGCGTTCCTTGGTCGTCAGGTGCCGCTGTCCTTCGACGCCAAGGCCGAGAAGCAGCTTACTCCTGAAAACTGCACGATGCTGGGCGAACTGGCTCGTGATCTGGCTGTGGTCGAGCCTTTTACGGCGGAACCGGTTCATGAAGCACTCAAGCTGTTCGCTGAAAAGCATGACCTGAAACTCGGCAAAGTCGCCCAGCCGCTTCGCGCCGCGCTGTGCGGCACGACGACCTCGCCGGGCATCGACGCCACGGCGGCGGCGCTGGGACGTGATGAAGTGCTGGCACGGATAGGGGCCGTTCAGAATGGCTGA
- a CDS encoding FUSC family protein, producing MTTVTAERKWSWLFAPSMANLGFAVRTSCAAVFSLLVAMWMELGSPQWAPLTVWVVATASRGESISKARWRLLGTIIGCSVGVALIASFPQQAAIFFAGLAAWIGLCCGCATFFDGFRSYGFLVAGFTTAIVAVDAIPDPDAAFSVAMARGTYIMLGIVCEGVATMMFMPDMEGKARRALVKRLKHVADHTSIMLQGADFSRPVQQALLADIMAAATRIEYDVLEMGPAAGRAADHARAALASLLAAFARRRAEAGWPTIQRSLAHADEHVRLIVSPLRGDRFRFRSRSVRQGIEGVRNGLRAAAGIVGAWLLWEVTGWPSGITFVSYVALVYGLLATRETPTLATGDFVRGALLCALVAAVFVVLVVPGVTSPELLAGALMVPMVAGGLAARTPRLINHAFSFNMFLPVLIGPANMGRYDEVSFLNGTSAFLGAVFFSAVMFRFVLTFRPDDHLRRTIGWAQRCLFDLTYPTSMISERAWLIVNADSMVRTVRTARNVPEDVVFARFSQHMAIMTVGMYVIEVRQTAQDKTCSAGLSRRLQVFLRVWRKDQARGEMMLPVLLRFIDRVPGDHTDLRLALVKMVRLQHAVRS from the coding sequence GTGACAACGGTGACGGCAGAGCGAAAGTGGAGCTGGCTTTTCGCGCCGTCCATGGCGAATCTCGGGTTCGCCGTACGGACGTCCTGCGCTGCGGTCTTCTCCCTGCTTGTCGCCATGTGGATGGAGCTTGGCAGCCCGCAATGGGCGCCCCTGACCGTCTGGGTGGTCGCCACAGCCTCGCGTGGTGAGTCGATTTCCAAGGCGCGGTGGCGTTTGTTGGGAACAATCATCGGCTGTTCCGTCGGCGTGGCGCTGATCGCGTCCTTCCCACAGCAGGCCGCCATTTTTTTCGCAGGTCTGGCCGCGTGGATCGGTCTGTGCTGCGGTTGCGCCACCTTCTTCGACGGATTTCGGAGCTACGGCTTTCTGGTGGCCGGTTTCACGACGGCCATCGTCGCGGTCGACGCCATTCCGGATCCGGACGCCGCCTTTTCCGTGGCGATGGCGCGAGGAACCTACATCATGCTCGGTATCGTCTGCGAAGGTGTGGCGACGATGATGTTCATGCCGGACATGGAAGGGAAGGCGCGTCGCGCACTCGTGAAGCGCCTGAAGCATGTTGCTGATCATACCAGCATCATGCTTCAGGGCGCTGACTTCTCCCGTCCGGTACAGCAGGCGTTGCTTGCAGACATCATGGCGGCGGCGACCCGCATTGAATACGATGTGCTGGAGATGGGGCCGGCGGCAGGACGGGCGGCGGATCACGCCCGCGCCGCGCTGGCCTCCCTGCTGGCGGCGTTTGCGCGCAGGCGGGCGGAAGCTGGCTGGCCCACAATTCAGCGCAGTCTCGCCCATGCCGACGAGCATGTCCGGCTGATCGTTTCTCCCCTGCGAGGCGACCGATTCCGCTTTAGATCCCGTTCGGTGCGACAGGGGATTGAAGGTGTGCGTAACGGACTGCGTGCTGCCGCCGGGATCGTGGGGGCATGGTTGTTGTGGGAAGTCACGGGTTGGCCGTCCGGTATTACCTTCGTGTCCTATGTCGCGCTGGTCTACGGCCTGCTCGCCACACGGGAAACGCCGACGCTGGCGACAGGCGACTTTGTCCGTGGCGCACTCCTGTGTGCGCTGGTGGCGGCAGTTTTTGTGGTGCTGGTGGTGCCCGGTGTGACGTCGCCGGAGCTTCTGGCTGGCGCGCTGATGGTGCCGATGGTGGCGGGCGGTCTGGCGGCCCGGACGCCCCGGCTGATCAATCACGCCTTTTCCTTCAACATGTTTCTGCCCGTTCTGATCGGGCCTGCGAACATGGGGCGGTATGACGAAGTCTCGTTCCTGAACGGCACCTCCGCATTCCTTGGGGCGGTGTTTTTCTCCGCTGTCATGTTCCGGTTTGTGCTGACCTTCCGACCTGATGACCATCTGCGACGGACGATTGGCTGGGCGCAGCGGTGTCTGTTCGACCTGACCTATCCGACCAGCATGATATCCGAACGTGCATGGCTGATCGTGAATGCGGACAGCATGGTCCGGACGGTGCGAACGGCGCGGAATGTGCCGGAGGATGTGGTTTTCGCCCGTTTTTCGCAGCATATGGCGATCATGACGGTCGGTATGTATGTCATCGAGGTGCGGCAGACGGCACAGGACAAAACCTGTTCCGCAGGGCTGTCACGTCGGTTGCAGGTGTTTCTGCGGGTGTGGAGAAAGGATCAGGCGCGAGGGGAGATGATGCTGCCTGTTCTGCTGCGGTTCATTGACCGGGTACCGGGCGATCACACGGACCTGAGGCTCGCTCTTGTGAAAATGGTGCGGTTGCAACACGCAGTTCGGTCGTGA
- a CDS encoding LysR substrate-binding domain-containing protein → MFLRQLNYLIALDHFRHFSRAAAHCGVSQPALSTAIRQLENELGVSIVRRRHRVLGLTPEGERVVAWARQSLAALDGLKQEAGFAHDVAGGSLSIGVMPPAIQIAPLLVESLRAVIPALHLEVTVVSSAEVMLGLAEERFNLGLVYLEQQTTSPNLEEHTLYREQHVLAAGSGVSLPGRTSCNWSEAAGLPLCLFDRSMKSRQIVDDAFEKAEVKKPDIQFETNALELLHAELKAGRLASILPIAALPSGSDGAGLNIRRLHPSPEVPVGVIRLRKPLMSALMQCVWDTVTKLDLTRALTL, encoded by the coding sequence ATGTTTCTCCGGCAGTTGAATTATCTGATCGCTCTTGACCACTTCCGGCACTTCTCCCGCGCAGCGGCCCATTGCGGCGTGTCCCAGCCCGCGCTTTCCACGGCCATCCGGCAGCTTGAAAACGAACTGGGTGTCTCCATCGTGCGCCGGCGACATCGTGTTCTTGGCCTTACACCGGAGGGCGAACGCGTTGTCGCCTGGGCGCGCCAGAGTCTGGCGGCGCTGGATGGACTGAAGCAGGAGGCGGGGTTCGCGCATGATGTGGCGGGTGGCTCTCTGTCCATCGGCGTCATGCCGCCCGCCATACAGATTGCGCCCCTGCTGGTGGAAAGTCTTCGCGCCGTGATTCCGGCTCTCCATCTGGAAGTGACGGTCGTCTCTTCCGCCGAAGTGATGCTGGGACTGGCTGAGGAGCGCTTCAATCTGGGACTGGTCTATCTCGAGCAGCAGACAACCTCCCCCAATCTTGAGGAGCACACGCTCTACAGGGAGCAGCATGTTCTGGCCGCGGGCTCTGGCGTGAGCCTGCCGGGCCGGACATCTTGCAACTGGTCGGAAGCAGCGGGACTTCCCCTTTGTCTTTTTGACCGGTCAATGAAAAGCCGTCAGATCGTGGACGATGCTTTCGAGAAGGCGGAGGTCAAGAAACCGGACATCCAGTTCGAGACCAATGCGCTTGAACTGCTGCACGCAGAACTGAAAGCGGGGCGGCTGGCCTCCATCCTGCCGATTGCCGCCCTCCCTTCAGGCAGTGATGGAGCAGGGCTGAATATCCGTCGTCTGCATCCTTCGCCGGAGGTGCCTGTGGGGGTGATCAGACTCCGAAAGCCACTGATGAGCGCACTCATGCAATGTGTCTGGGACACGGTGACCAAGCTGGATCTGACAAGGGCTCTCACCCTCTGA
- a CDS encoding sodium:solute symporter, producing the protein MNGIPAADTLALVVFILFFGVTIIAGSTVSHWKKWFSGGKKSSPSTPVEGHGGHGTEEWGLGGRQFGVWVTWFLVGGDFYTAYTVIAVPALVYAVGAYGFFALPYTIIVYPFIFVVMPKLWKIAHDGGHATAADMIRARFGSRALELAVAFSGLIAVMPYIALQLIGIRTVVQALGFSGEIPLIIAFVSLAAYTWMGGLHAPALTAFIKDIMIYIAVIAAVTLIPIKLGGYGHMFDVMNNVVAMPDADHVMKAGQLMPYATLALSSALAAFLYPHTLTGILAAKSADTVKQNAVYLPIYTIVLGLIALLGMMAHVAGIDTTVSSMVVPYLFLKLFPDWFAGFAFAAIAVGALVPAAVMAIGAANLLTNNILPKRYAGVTTSRIAALGVKLGALLCVLFLNAKFAIDLQLLGGVIILQTFPALIFGLTKFRFSSTGMLTGWIVGTVVGLGICWADGLKPVHTLAIGGWSELVSTGLIALVVNIIVTGVVSMIVPQRNLAVASR; encoded by the coding sequence ATGAACGGCATTCCTGCGGCTGATACGCTTGCGCTCGTCGTCTTCATCCTGTTCTTCGGGGTGACGATCATTGCAGGCAGCACGGTTTCCCACTGGAAGAAATGGTTTTCCGGCGGAAAGAAATCGTCCCCTTCCACGCCTGTCGAAGGACATGGCGGTCACGGCACGGAAGAATGGGGCCTTGGCGGACGACAGTTCGGAGTTTGGGTCACGTGGTTTCTGGTTGGAGGCGATTTCTACACGGCCTACACCGTGATCGCGGTTCCGGCTCTGGTTTATGCGGTGGGGGCTTACGGTTTCTTCGCGCTGCCCTACACCATCATCGTCTACCCGTTCATCTTCGTCGTCATGCCCAAGCTGTGGAAGATCGCCCATGACGGCGGTCACGCGACGGCTGCGGACATGATCCGGGCACGTTTCGGCAGCCGTGCTCTTGAGTTGGCCGTTGCGTTTTCGGGCCTGATCGCCGTCATGCCCTATATCGCGCTTCAGCTGATCGGTATCCGTACCGTCGTGCAGGCGCTGGGCTTTTCGGGTGAGATCCCGCTGATCATCGCCTTTGTTTCCCTCGCGGCCTACACATGGATGGGCGGTCTGCATGCGCCTGCTCTGACGGCGTTCATCAAGGACATCATGATCTACATCGCGGTCATCGCCGCCGTGACGCTGATCCCGATCAAACTCGGCGGCTATGGCCACATGTTCGATGTCATGAACAACGTGGTGGCAATGCCGGATGCTGATCATGTCATGAAGGCCGGGCAGCTTATGCCGTACGCCACACTGGCGCTTTCCTCCGCGCTGGCGGCATTCCTGTATCCGCATACGCTGACAGGCATTCTGGCGGCCAAATCAGCGGATACGGTCAAGCAGAACGCCGTCTATCTGCCGATCTACACCATTGTCCTCGGACTGATCGCCCTGCTCGGCATGATGGCGCACGTCGCGGGCATCGATACGACCGTGTCTTCGATGGTGGTGCCTTACCTGTTTCTGAAACTGTTCCCGGACTGGTTTGCGGGTTTTGCTTTCGCTGCCATTGCAGTAGGAGCGCTCGTTCCGGCCGCTGTCATGGCGATCGGTGCAGCCAACCTGCTGACGAACAACATCCTGCCGAAGCGTTATGCTGGCGTGACGACCTCCCGGATTGCAGCGCTCGGCGTGAAGCTGGGCGCTCTGCTCTGTGTGCTGTTCCTGAACGCAAAGTTCGCCATCGATCTTCAGCTTCTTGGTGGCGTGATCATTCTTCAGACATTCCCGGCGCTGATCTTTGGCCTGACAAAATTCCGGTTCTCATCCACCGGTATGCTGACAGGCTGGATTGTCGGCACGGTGGTTGGTCTTGGTATCTGCTGGGCCGATGGCCTGAAGCCGGTTCATACGCTTGCAATCGGTGGTTGGTCCGAACTGGTTTCAACGGGACTGATTGCTCTGGTTGTTAACATCATCGTGACGGGAGTGGTCTCGATGATTGTTCCGCAACGGAACCTGGCGGTTGCTTCCAGATAA
- a CDS encoding DUF3311 domain-containing protein: MKIFNILLIAPFVGLLWVPFYNHQTPMLLGFPFFYWYQFAWVPVTSVLIWLAWKKGAQS, encoded by the coding sequence ATGAAAATTTTCAATATCCTGCTCATTGCGCCCTTTGTCGGGCTGCTGTGGGTGCCCTTCTATAACCACCAGACCCCGATGCTGCTCGGATTTCCTTTCTTCTACTGGTACCAGTTCGCCTGGGTCCCCGTGACGTCAGTTCTGATCTGGCTTGCCTGGAAAAAGGGAGCACAGTCATGA
- a CDS encoding protein adenylyltransferase SelO family protein has product MPFSQAFHPALDHTRLGGLFYDVVQPAHFPTHTLRYRNNRAASTVGLDTLTDAEWVDHFGRFVPLPGSLPQPLALRYHGHQFRQYNPDLGDGRGFLFAQLRDDTGRLLDLGTKGSGRTPWSRGGDGRLTLKGGMREILAASMLEALGVETSRAFSLIETGENLERNDEPSPTRSAVLVRLGHSHIRIGTFQRLAANAETEALKLLVTYVRETYYPDLSVPEDGNEALVLFEAVCGRVARVGAQWMAAGFVHGVLNTDNIAITGESFDYGPWRFLPRFDAGFTAAYFDHNGLYAYGRQPQALLWNLARLAECLLEFAPHAGLTDVLSRFPALYERELDLAWCRRLGVSPDTPETDRALRHAVTLFMETSGIPFHCLPFDWYGGSDGAERALNGERGDLYRDSAFAEARGLLEKRTPVASYSVDHPYFSGGQPCNMLITTVEALWTKISEQDDWSALDDKLAEIALMADALGHIPAVKT; this is encoded by the coding sequence ATGCCATTTTCACAAGCTTTTCATCCGGCTCTCGATCACACCCGCCTCGGCGGTCTGTTTTACGATGTCGTGCAGCCCGCTCACTTCCCCACGCACACGCTCCGTTATCGTAACAACCGGGCAGCGTCCACTGTCGGCCTCGATACGCTGACCGATGCCGAATGGGTCGATCATTTCGGCCGTTTTGTCCCGCTTCCCGGCTCCCTGCCCCAGCCTCTGGCGCTGCGTTATCATGGCCACCAGTTCAGGCAGTACAACCCTGACCTCGGCGACGGCAGAGGATTTCTGTTCGCCCAGTTGCGGGATGATACCGGGCGTCTGCTCGACCTGGGCACCAAGGGTAGCGGGCGCACTCCATGGTCTCGCGGCGGCGATGGACGCCTGACCCTGAAAGGCGGCATGCGGGAGATTCTGGCCGCCTCCATGCTGGAAGCGCTGGGCGTTGAAACCTCCCGCGCCTTCAGCCTGATCGAAACCGGTGAGAACCTGGAGCGGAACGACGAACCGTCCCCCACGCGCTCCGCAGTTCTCGTGCGACTGGGTCACTCTCACATCCGCATCGGCACGTTCCAGCGTCTTGCGGCCAATGCCGAGACAGAGGCTCTGAAGCTACTCGTCACCTACGTTCGGGAGACCTACTACCCAGACCTGTCCGTCCCGGAAGATGGCAATGAAGCGCTGGTCCTGTTTGAAGCCGTGTGCGGTCGCGTCGCCCGTGTGGGAGCCCAGTGGATGGCCGCGGGCTTTGTCCACGGCGTCCTGAACACCGACAATATCGCGATTACGGGCGAGAGTTTCGACTATGGTCCATGGCGGTTCCTGCCCCGGTTCGATGCGGGCTTTACCGCCGCCTATTTCGACCATAACGGGCTTTACGCCTATGGACGCCAGCCACAGGCGCTGCTGTGGAATCTGGCCCGTTTGGCGGAATGCCTGCTGGAATTTGCCCCCCATGCCGGACTGACGGACGTTCTTTCCCGCTTTCCCGCACTTTATGAACGCGAACTGGATCTCGCATGGTGTCGTCGTCTTGGCGTCAGCCCGGACACTCCCGAGACCGATCGCGCCCTGCGGCATGCAGTCACGCTGTTTATGGAGACCTCAGGCATTCCGTTCCATTGCCTGCCCTTCGACTGGTATGGAGGCAGTGATGGCGCGGAGCGGGCGTTGAACGGTGAACGTGGCGACCTCTATCGTGACAGCGCCTTTGCAGAGGCCCGCGGCCTGCTCGAAAAACGGACCCCGGTCGCCTCCTATTCCGTAGATCATCCATATTTTTCAGGCGGTCAGCCCTGTAATATGCTGATCACGACGGTCGAGGCTCTCTGGACAAAAATCAGTGAGCAGGATGACTGGTCCGCCCTCGATGACAAGCTGGCAGAAATCGCCCTGATGGCCGATGCGCTGGGCCATATTCCCGCCGTGAAAACGTGA